In Epilithonimonas zeae, a single window of DNA contains:
- a CDS encoding GNAT family N-acetyltransferase translates to MMKNFPRIETERLILSELKEGDLPLVIEYLQDREFSEYMSSIPHPYGKEEANFWLKMTQEAFESKKGFTFAIRDKEEEIIGAIGLHDQGSDKAEMGYWLAKIFWGKGYVTEAAKAIVDFGFNELELNKIFAVHFPNNPASGKIMRKIGMKLEAVLKQHLKKDSEYYDIPMYSIFRNKV, encoded by the coding sequence ATGATGAAGAATTTTCCAAGAATAGAAACCGAAAGATTGATTCTTTCTGAATTGAAAGAAGGCGATTTACCATTAGTTATAGAGTATCTTCAGGATAGAGAATTTTCAGAATATATGTCTAGTATTCCTCATCCGTACGGAAAAGAAGAAGCTAATTTTTGGTTGAAAATGACGCAAGAAGCTTTTGAGTCAAAAAAAGGATTTACGTTTGCAATTCGTGATAAAGAAGAAGAAATTATTGGAGCAATTGGTCTTCACGATCAAGGTTCGGATAAAGCAGAAATGGGATATTGGCTGGCAAAAATATTTTGGGGGAAAGGTTATGTTACGGAAGCCGCAAAAGCTATTGTTGATTTTGGTTTTAATGAATTAGAACTTAATAAGATTTTCGCTGTTCATTTTCCAAACAACCCAGCTTCTGGAAAAATAATGAGAAAAATCGGAATGAAATTGGAAGCTGTTTTAAAACAACATCTGAAAAAAGATTCGGAATATTATGATATTCCAATGTATTCTATTTTTAGGAATAAGGTTTAA
- a CDS encoding type III pantothenate kinase: MNSIVINIGNTNIRFGLFDDDNCDISWVINTKPYKTTDELYVQILMLYQTYKIDVEKIEKIIIGSVVPQLTKVVASAIKKIHNKIPVIVDRNTPSGVIPKSKQMGTDIYANLVAAHNLYPAQKKIILDFGTALTASCLDENGETLGVIIAPGIVTSLNSLIKGTAQLPEIELVKPKSVLGLDTISCMQSGMVYGFLGMVEGFIDRINDEVKDNCFVIATGGVSHVYKPLTDKINIGDRLHTLKGLYFLGKDL, translated from the coding sequence ATGAATTCTATTGTAATCAATATAGGAAATACCAATATCCGTTTCGGATTGTTTGATGATGACAATTGTGACATCTCTTGGGTCATCAATACAAAACCTTACAAAACAACGGATGAGCTGTATGTTCAGATTTTAATGCTTTATCAAACCTATAAAATTGATGTTGAGAAAATTGAAAAAATCATCATTGGTTCTGTGGTTCCCCAATTGACGAAAGTTGTTGCAAGCGCAATTAAGAAAATTCATAATAAAATCCCAGTGATAGTGGACAGGAATACACCATCCGGCGTTATCCCGAAATCTAAACAAATGGGAACGGATATCTACGCTAATCTTGTAGCGGCTCATAATCTTTATCCTGCACAGAAGAAAATTATTCTCGATTTCGGAACGGCACTTACGGCAAGCTGCCTTGATGAAAATGGAGAAACTCTAGGTGTTATCATTGCGCCAGGAATTGTAACTTCGCTTAATAGTCTGATAAAAGGAACGGCACAATTACCGGAAATCGAATTGGTAAAACCAAAATCTGTTCTGGGATTGGATACGATAAGTTGTATGCAAAGCGGGATGGTTTACGGTTTCCTTGGAATGGTAGAAGGCTTTATTGACCGGATTAACGATGAGGTTAAAGATAATTGCTTTGTGATTGCAACCGGCGGAGTGAGCCACGTTTATAAACCTTTGACGGATAAAATCAATATTGGCGACAGATTACATACTTTGAAAGGTTTGTATTTTCTGGGGAAAGATTTGTAG
- a CDS encoding M1 family metallopeptidase: protein MKKLKFSLFSILFSLILSAQQTPYYQQYAKYKMDIDVDAANFTYQGKQTLDYRNNSPDELKVAYFHLYWNAFKAGSMMDQRVQSQGVNADGRLAKRVGNTVISRLSEIPKNEEGAQNIRWIKQNGKDLKFEIQGTVMKVFLSEAIKPNSSTTFTMEWDANIPMQIRRAGRNNREGVDMTMTQWYPKIAEYDYDGWAAFDYVGREFHAPFSDYEVNIKIDKDYVIGAGGNLENPTEVKGYDSSATIKEDISKKVTWKWTAKNILDFAWAADRDYSVESFPILDGPKVYLVYQKSEKTKYWSEMKPYITKYYQLMNATFGRYKWPSYSFIQGGDGGMEYGMCTMILGEANSVEGLSGLMFHEGAHSWFQQMLATNESVRPWMDEGFTQYAEDFVSYRLFPPKESQPNPFVGAIKAYVNFTKSGKEEPAVWLGDHHDNGTAYTYASYIKGETFLVELGYIVGEENLNKIMLKYYDEWAMKHPTERDFIHIAQLVSGMDLKWFQHYWINTTKTIDYGIKNVKYDPQSTTITLVNKGGVPMPIDFSILTKDKKVINYNIPLNLTRVWKTKDIYGNIQTLPFWAWTQQEYSFTIPYTKSQLSAMGIDFSQRLADVNPDDNYLEVK, encoded by the coding sequence ATGAAAAAACTGAAATTCTCTTTATTCTCAATTCTTTTTTCTCTCATCTTGTCGGCTCAGCAAACTCCATATTATCAGCAATATGCTAAATACAAAATGGATATTGATGTGGATGCTGCCAATTTCACTTACCAAGGGAAACAAACTTTGGATTATAGAAACAATTCGCCGGATGAATTGAAAGTCGCTTATTTTCATTTGTATTGGAACGCTTTCAAAGCAGGTTCTATGATGGACCAGCGTGTGCAGTCTCAAGGTGTGAATGCAGACGGAAGACTGGCAAAAAGAGTTGGAAATACGGTGATTTCAAGATTGTCAGAAATTCCTAAAAATGAAGAAGGCGCACAGAATATCCGTTGGATAAAGCAGAACGGAAAAGATTTGAAATTCGAGATTCAGGGAACTGTGATGAAAGTTTTCTTGTCAGAAGCAATTAAACCAAATTCTTCCACCACTTTCACAATGGAATGGGACGCCAATATCCCGATGCAAATCCGAAGAGCCGGAAGAAATAATCGCGAAGGTGTTGATATGACAATGACTCAATGGTATCCGAAAATCGCTGAATATGATTATGACGGTTGGGCAGCATTTGATTATGTCGGAAGAGAATTTCACGCACCATTTTCTGATTATGAAGTGAATATCAAAATCGATAAAGATTATGTCATCGGAGCTGGAGGAAATCTTGAAAATCCAACTGAAGTAAAAGGTTATGACAGCAGTGCAACTATTAAAGAAGACATTTCCAAGAAAGTAACTTGGAAATGGACAGCGAAAAATATTCTGGATTTTGCTTGGGCGGCTGACAGAGATTATTCGGTGGAGAGTTTTCCGATTTTGGATGGACCAAAAGTTTACTTGGTGTACCAAAAATCAGAAAAGACAAAATATTGGTCAGAGATGAAACCATATATCACAAAATATTACCAGTTGATGAATGCGACTTTCGGACGTTACAAATGGCCAAGTTACTCATTCATACAAGGAGGCGATGGCGGTATGGAATACGGAATGTGTACTATGATTTTGGGTGAAGCAAACTCTGTGGAAGGACTTTCAGGTTTGATGTTCCACGAAGGCGCGCACTCTTGGTTTCAGCAGATGTTGGCGACCAACGAAAGTGTAAGACCTTGGATGGATGAAGGTTTTACACAATATGCAGAAGATTTTGTGTCTTACAGATTATTCCCGCCAAAAGAATCGCAACCCAATCCATTTGTAGGCGCAATCAAAGCTTATGTTAATTTCACAAAATCGGGGAAAGAAGAGCCTGCAGTTTGGTTGGGCGACCATCACGACAACGGAACGGCTTATACTTATGCAAGTTACATCAAAGGAGAAACGTTCTTGGTAGAATTAGGATACATTGTTGGAGAAGAAAATCTGAACAAGATTATGCTCAAATATTATGACGAATGGGCAATGAAACATCCGACGGAAAGAGATTTCATTCATATTGCACAGTTGGTTTCCGGAATGGATTTGAAATGGTTTCAGCATTATTGGATTAATACCACAAAAACCATCGATTACGGCATCAAGAATGTGAAATATGACCCACAATCAACAACAATCACTTTGGTAAATAAAGGAGGAGTTCCAATGCCGATTGATTTCAGTATTCTGACAAAAGATAAAAAGGTCATCAATTATAACATTCCATTGAATCTGACCAGAGTTTGGAAAACGAAAGATATCTATGGTAATATTCAGACTTTGCCATTCTGGGCTTGGACGCAACAGGAATACAGCTTTACAATTCCTTATACCAAATCTCAATTGTCCGCAATGGGAATTGATTTCAGTCAAAGATTGGCCGATGTTAACCCGGATGATAATTATCTGGAAGTAAAGTAA
- a CDS encoding HEPN family nuclease: MSYYTQQEYDFVQRTKIILEQYQKLKISANEKYEITLLINCFTGLLILPQQYWFDNLPNEIISEKEWGIKTEYINIIAGNNKSVKEIVRHLRNSVAHYKFEVFENQKKEIKSIKFKDYTTNGVITFEGEVPVKNLNIFLNKFSNWFLEEMKK; the protein is encoded by the coding sequence ATGAGTTACTATACACAACAAGAATATGATTTCGTACAAAGGACGAAGATAATATTAGAACAATATCAAAAGCTAAAAATTAGTGCTAATGAAAAATATGAGATTACACTTCTGATAAACTGTTTTACAGGCTTATTAATTCTCCCTCAACAATATTGGTTTGATAATTTACCTAACGAAATCATTTCTGAAAAAGAATGGGGAATAAAAACTGAATATATAAATATAATTGCAGGAAATAATAAAAGTGTAAAAGAGATAGTTAGACATTTACGAAATTCTGTTGCACATTACAAGTTTGAAGTTTTTGAAAATCAAAAGAAAGAAATTAAGAGTATAAAATTTAAAGATTATACAACAAATGGGGTTATTACTTTCGAAGGAGAAGTCCCTGTAAAAAACCTAAATATTTTTTTAAACAAATTCTCTAATTGGTTTCTAGAAGAAATGAAAAAGTAG
- a CDS encoding endo-1,4-beta-xylanase: MRQCLIIFSVLISSVSFSQNVKFKDAYSKAFKIGTAVNHDIVSGKDKKQQAIVLEHFNTITPENCMKAEVVNPLPNKFDFSQADAFVEFGLKNKMFIVGHTLVWKNQTPDWFFKNEDGTQKTKEQTKERLHDHIKLVASRYAGKLQAWDVVNEVIDDDGSYRNEGWVKGIGDGDELMRLSFQYAAKYSPNTELYYNDFNAWRPEKVKGIVRMVKMLQASGIRIDDIGIQGHWGLDYPKNQYIEDAIDAYSACGIKVMITEIDVDVLPVTKEGQIIGQAFLHKQFQNEEFKTYLDPYINGLPKDVDEQLANRYAELFQIFYKKREKLDRVTTWGMKDEMSWKNDYPIPGRTNYPLLWDRNGNPKKALQKVIDVPKN; the protein is encoded by the coding sequence ATGAGACAGTGCCTTATCATATTTAGTGTTTTAATTTCTTCCGTTAGTTTTTCTCAGAATGTGAAATTCAAAGATGCTTATTCCAAAGCGTTCAAAATCGGAACTGCTGTGAACCACGACATCGTGAGCGGAAAAGACAAAAAACAGCAGGCTATTGTTTTGGAACATTTCAACACGATAACGCCGGAAAACTGTATGAAAGCCGAAGTTGTGAATCCGCTTCCTAACAAATTCGATTTTTCGCAGGCGGATGCTTTTGTGGAGTTTGGTTTGAAAAATAAGATGTTTATCGTTGGTCATACTTTGGTCTGGAAAAATCAAACGCCTGACTGGTTCTTTAAAAACGAAGATGGAACTCAAAAAACCAAAGAGCAAACCAAAGAGCGTCTGCACGACCATATCAAACTGGTTGCAAGCCGATACGCAGGGAAATTGCAAGCTTGGGACGTTGTGAATGAAGTGATTGATGACGATGGCAGCTACCGTAACGAAGGATGGGTAAAAGGCATTGGTGATGGCGATGAACTGATGAGATTGTCTTTCCAATATGCAGCAAAATATTCTCCCAATACAGAATTATATTACAACGACTTCAATGCGTGGCGACCAGAAAAAGTGAAAGGTATCGTACGAATGGTAAAAATGCTTCAAGCGTCCGGAATCCGAATTGACGACATCGGCATCCAAGGTCATTGGGGATTGGACTATCCTAAAAATCAATATATTGAAGATGCGATTGATGCTTATTCAGCTTGCGGCATCAAAGTGATGATTACGGAAATCGATGTGGATGTTTTGCCTGTGACGAAGGAAGGACAAATCATTGGTCAGGCTTTCTTGCACAAACAGTTTCAGAATGAGGAATTCAAAACTTATCTTGACCCTTACATCAACGGATTGCCAAAAGACGTGGATGAGCAATTAGCCAATCGGTATGCTGAATTGTTCCAAATATTCTACAAAAAAAGAGAGAAGTTGGACCGTGTTACAACGTGGGGAATGAAGGACGAAATGTCTTGGAAAAACGATTATCCAATTCCAGGAAGAACCAATTATCCCTTGCTTTGGGACAGAAATGGAAATCCTAAAAAAGCATTGCAAAAAGTGATTGACGTTCCTAAGAATTAG
- a CDS encoding M14 family zinc carboxypeptidase: MKNLSILFIFISTFAYSQILTPYEKGNGNQTTTFDEMRKFYQDLAKQYPSISYETKGEDDNGAPIDVVIFNPTKQSFEEARKGKSVLFINNGIHPGEPDGIDATMMLMRDLAIGKIKAPKNVILTAIASYNISGIINRGSFSRANQNGPEEYGFRGNARNYDLNRDFIKTDSKNSRSFQQIFQWLKPDVFIDNHVSNGADYQYTFTYISTNKERLGTVLGNYFNDEMQRTLLKNMEKKGVISVPYVNIHGDVPDGGFPAFVDSPRYATGYTTLFNSIGTVVETHMLKPYKDRVKVTYDYMVDNINYIDENYKTIQQKRAENLKQYKVGNRYALAWKVDSTKYENIDFKGFEAKYKPSDISGKTRLWYDRNSKFSKPVKFYNTYVPAKEITIPKYYVIPQSEWKIIDLLKLNQIKMIPIKQDSTIMVEQYRIKDFKTVPNPYEGHYLHYDTFLTKESDKTKFRKGDFIVPLNQDGVKFLLETLEPEAVDSYFNWNFFDAILGQKEYYSPYVFEDTASKLLKDNKALKVAFEMEKSINPKFVEDGQAQLDWVYKHSEYYEKTHRLYPIFRIN, translated from the coding sequence ATGAAAAATCTCTCAATCCTATTCATCTTCATTTCGACTTTTGCTTATTCTCAAATCCTGACACCTTACGAAAAAGGCAACGGCAATCAAACCACGACTTTTGATGAGATGCGAAAATTCTATCAGGATTTAGCAAAACAATATCCATCAATCAGTTACGAGACAAAAGGCGAAGATGACAACGGAGCTCCAATCGACGTCGTAATTTTCAATCCGACAAAACAAAGTTTCGAAGAAGCCAGAAAAGGGAAATCGGTTTTGTTTATAAATAACGGAATTCATCCAGGCGAACCAGACGGAATTGATGCAACGATGATGTTAATGCGAGATTTAGCAATCGGAAAAATCAAAGCACCAAAAAATGTAATTTTAACAGCCATCGCAAGTTACAACATCAGCGGAATAATAAACCGAGGCAGTTTTTCCAGAGCCAATCAAAATGGTCCGGAAGAATATGGTTTCCGCGGAAATGCTCGAAATTATGATTTGAACAGAGATTTCATCAAAACAGATTCTAAAAATTCCAGAAGTTTCCAGCAGATTTTTCAATGGCTGAAGCCTGATGTTTTCATAGACAATCACGTGAGCAACGGCGCAGATTATCAATATACTTTCACTTATATTTCGACTAACAAAGAACGGTTAGGAACTGTTTTAGGAAATTATTTCAATGACGAAATGCAGAGAACGCTTCTGAAAAATATGGAGAAAAAAGGTGTCATTTCTGTTCCTTATGTCAATATTCACGGCGATGTTCCGGACGGTGGTTTTCCTGCTTTTGTGGATTCACCGAGATATGCGACGGGTTACACGACTTTGTTCAATTCCATCGGGACGGTTGTGGAAACGCATATGCTGAAACCTTACAAAGACCGTGTGAAAGTGACTTATGATTATATGGTAGATAACATTAATTATATTGATGAAAATTACAAAACCATTCAGCAAAAACGAGCTGAAAACCTGAAACAATACAAAGTCGGAAACCGATATGCTTTGGCTTGGAAGGTCGATTCTACAAAATATGAAAATATCGATTTCAAAGGTTTTGAAGCCAAATACAAACCGAGCGACATTTCCGGAAAAACCAGACTTTGGTACGACAGGAATTCTAAGTTTTCAAAGCCTGTCAAGTTCTACAATACTTATGTTCCGGCAAAAGAAATCACGATTCCCAAATATTACGTCATTCCACAATCCGAATGGAAAATCATCGATTTGCTGAAACTCAACCAAATAAAAATGATTCCGATAAAACAGGATTCTACAATTATGGTTGAGCAATACCGAATCAAAGATTTCAAAACTGTTCCGAATCCTTACGAAGGCCATTATCTGCATTACGACACATTTCTGACCAAGGAATCGGATAAAACCAAATTTAGGAAAGGCGATTTTATAGTTCCATTAAATCAGGACGGCGTGAAGTTTTTATTAGAAACTTTGGAGCCGGAAGCGGTTGATTCTTATTTCAACTGGAATTTCTTTGATGCGATTCTCGGTCAGAAAGAATATTATTCGCCTTATGTTTTCGAAGATACAGCGAGTAAACTTCTGAAAGATAACAAAGCTCTGAAAGTTGCTTTTGAAATGGAAAAATCGATTAATCCAAAATTTGTAGAAGATGGACAAGCACAATTGGATTGGGTTTATAAACATTCGGAATATTACGAGAAAACGCATCGTCTTTATCCGATTTTTAGGATTAATTAA
- a CDS encoding YdeI/OmpD-associated family protein — protein MDNKKFSAKLDLIGINPFVYVPENILAKIFEVSGKNKSPISVKGKVNGVGFTQTLVKYSGEWRLYINLKMLENSPKRIGEIIEVEIVFDESERLDLIHPKLEKAIYDNPITSKNFENLNPSHKKELIRYINNLKTEKSIDNNITKIIRHLNGEITFFGRKIK, from the coding sequence ATGGATAATAAAAAATTTTCTGCAAAACTTGATCTTATTGGAATCAATCCGTTTGTATATGTTCCGGAAAATATTTTGGCCAAAATATTTGAAGTTTCTGGAAAAAACAAAAGTCCAATTTCCGTTAAAGGGAAAGTAAATGGTGTTGGCTTTACTCAAACTCTTGTGAAGTATTCCGGAGAATGGAGATTGTATATCAATTTGAAAATGCTTGAAAACTCACCCAAAAGAATTGGGGAAATTATTGAGGTTGAAATAGTATTTGACGAATCCGAAAGACTGGATCTTATTCACCCGAAATTGGAGAAAGCCATTTATGACAATCCCATTACCTCAAAAAACTTTGAAAATCTGAATCCTTCCCACAAAAAAGAATTGATTCGTTATATTAACAACTTAAAAACAGAAAAAAGTATTGACAATAATATTACAAAAATCATTCGTCATCTAAATGGTGAAATCACTTTTTTTGGAAGGAAAATCAAATAA
- the lepA gene encoding translation elongation factor 4: MKNIRNFCIIAHIDHGKSTLADRLLEYTNTVSQRELQSQTLDDMDLEKERGITIKSHAIQMDYEYKGEKFVLNLIDTPGHVDFSYEVSRSIAACEGALLIVDAAQSIQAQTISNLYLALENDLTIIPILNKIDLPSANPEEVTDEIMNLIGCEYEDVLRVSGKTGEGVHHLLEQIVERIPAPVGDPDAPLQALIFDSVYNPFRGIEAYFKVVNGSITKNEKIKFFATGKEYGADEVGTLKLKQVPKKSVECGDVGYLVSGIKDAREVKVGDTITSFNKPAAGPIEGFEEVKPMVFAGIYPIDSEDFEELRFSLEKLRLNDASLVFEPESSAALGFGFRCGFLGMLHMEIVQERLDREFNMNVITTVPNVSYHGFTKKDPEDIILINNPSEMMDPTTMDRVEEPFIKASIITKSDFVGSVMTLCIEKRGEIVNQSYLTSERVELIFNMPLAEVVFDFYDRLKSISKGYASFDYHPIGFRASKLVKMDILINGDMVDALSSLIHDSNAYHIGKKMCEKLRELIPRQQFDIAVQAALGTKVIARETIKALRKDVTAKCYGGDISRKRKLLEKQKEGKKKMKQIGRVEVPQSAFMAVLKLND; encoded by the coding sequence ATGAAAAATATCAGGAATTTCTGCATCATTGCACATATCGACCACGGTAAGAGTACATTGGCAGATCGTCTTTTAGAATATACAAATACTGTTAGTCAAAGGGAATTGCAGTCGCAAACCTTGGACGATATGGATCTTGAGAAAGAACGTGGAATCACAATCAAGTCTCACGCAATCCAAATGGATTACGAATATAAAGGAGAAAAATTTGTTCTTAATCTAATTGATACACCAGGACACGTGGACTTTTCTTACGAAGTTTCCCGTTCTATCGCAGCTTGCGAAGGAGCACTTTTGATTGTTGATGCGGCACAAAGTATCCAGGCACAGACAATTAGTAATTTATATTTGGCTTTGGAAAATGATTTAACGATTATTCCAATTCTGAATAAAATTGATCTTCCTTCTGCAAATCCTGAAGAAGTAACCGACGAAATTATGAATCTTATCGGTTGCGAATATGAGGATGTTTTGAGAGTATCTGGAAAAACAGGCGAAGGTGTTCATCATTTACTGGAACAAATTGTTGAAAGAATTCCTGCGCCGGTTGGAGATCCAGATGCGCCGCTTCAAGCTTTGATTTTTGATTCTGTTTACAACCCGTTTAGAGGAATTGAAGCTTATTTTAAAGTTGTTAACGGAAGCATTACTAAAAATGAGAAAATTAAATTTTTCGCAACAGGAAAAGAATATGGCGCTGATGAAGTAGGAACTTTAAAATTAAAACAAGTTCCAAAAAAGTCAGTTGAATGTGGAGATGTAGGTTATTTGGTTTCCGGTATCAAAGATGCTCGTGAAGTAAAAGTTGGAGATACAATCACTTCTTTTAACAAACCTGCTGCTGGACCAATTGAAGGTTTTGAGGAAGTAAAGCCAATGGTTTTCGCGGGTATTTATCCGATTGATTCTGAGGATTTTGAAGAATTAAGATTCTCATTAGAAAAATTAAGACTGAATGATGCTTCTTTGGTTTTCGAACCGGAAAGCTCTGCAGCGCTTGGTTTTGGTTTCCGTTGCGGATTCTTGGGAATGTTGCATATGGAAATTGTTCAGGAACGTTTGGACAGAGAATTCAATATGAATGTAATCACAACAGTTCCTAACGTTTCTTATCACGGATTTACCAAAAAAGATCCGGAAGATATAATATTAATCAACAACCCTTCCGAAATGATGGATCCAACCACAATGGATCGTGTGGAAGAACCTTTTATTAAGGCTTCTATTATTACAAAATCTGATTTCGTAGGTTCTGTAATGACACTTTGTATCGAAAAACGTGGAGAGATTGTTAACCAAAGTTATTTGACTTCTGAAAGAGTTGAATTAATCTTTAATATGCCATTAGCTGAAGTTGTTTTCGATTTTTATGACAGACTGAAATCTATTTCCAAAGGTTATGCGTCCTTCGATTATCATCCAATTGGATTTAGGGCTTCGAAGTTGGTAAAAATGGATATCCTAATCAACGGAGATATGGTAGATGCTTTATCTTCATTGATTCACGATTCCAACGCTTATCACATTGGTAAAAAAATGTGTGAAAAACTTCGTGAATTGATTCCGAGACAGCAGTTTGATATCGCGGTTCAGGCAGCTCTCGGAACAAAAGTTATTGCGAGAGAAACTATCAAAGCGTTAAGAAAAGACGTTACCGCAAAATGTTATGGAGGTGATATTTCCAGAAAACGTAAACTTCTTGAAAAGCAAAAAGAAGGTAAGAAAAAGATGAAGCAGATTGGTAGAGTTGAGGTTCCACAGTCTGCATTTATGGCGGTTTTGAAGCTAAATGACTAA
- the bamD gene encoding outer membrane protein assembly factor BamD, with translation MKKYISLVVLSMFLLSCKTEMDQAMKSADKDFILKVANEKFAKKKWADALALYDRLPNLVAGTDDAPNVVFNSAYANYYDKNYRLAANQFKNFAISFPQDPRKEEAAYLSALCYYEGSLQYNLDQSNTESAITELQGFINDYPDSERSKNINQLIDELSYKLEFKAFENAKQYFKMGEYKAASVAFENVLEDFPATKLKSKIYDISLKSKYELAINSIYDLKKERLDAAAAYAKRVSTEFPNSEYSKTADDLYTKLENEKVKFAKLQEEVEKRKAEYEARVKNAEAKENEKKDLAQEKNQLEMQKAAEQTRRDSAKINSPEPQATFKFKR, from the coding sequence ATGAAGAAATATATCAGTTTAGTAGTATTATCTATGTTTTTGCTGTCTTGCAAAACTGAAATGGATCAGGCGATGAAGAGTGCCGACAAAGATTTTATCTTAAAAGTTGCAAACGAAAAATTTGCGAAAAAAAAGTGGGCAGATGCTTTAGCTTTATATGACAGATTACCAAACCTTGTGGCAGGAACGGATGATGCTCCAAACGTGGTTTTCAACTCTGCATATGCCAATTATTATGACAAAAACTACAGATTAGCGGCTAATCAATTCAAAAATTTTGCTATAAGTTTCCCTCAGGATCCTAGAAAAGAAGAAGCGGCTTACTTATCTGCACTTTGTTATTATGAAGGATCTTTACAGTATAACTTAGATCAAAGTAATACCGAATCTGCCATTACAGAATTACAAGGTTTCATTAATGACTATCCGGATTCTGAACGTTCCAAAAACATCAATCAACTAATTGATGAGCTAAGCTATAAATTGGAATTCAAAGCGTTTGAAAATGCTAAACAGTATTTCAAAATGGGAGAATACAAAGCAGCTTCTGTAGCGTTCGAAAATGTTTTGGAAGATTTCCCGGCGACAAAATTGAAATCAAAAATTTATGATATTTCTTTAAAATCTAAATATGAATTGGCTATCAACTCCATCTATGATTTGAAAAAAGAAAGATTGGATGCTGCTGCTGCTTATGCAAAAAGAGTAAGCACAGAGTTTCCTAACTCAGAATATTCTAAAACTGCAGATGATCTTTACACAAAATTGGAAAATGAAAAAGTAAAATTCGCTAAACTCCAAGAAGAAGTAGAAAAAAGAAAAGCAGAATATGAAGCTAGAGTAAAAAATGCTGAGGCTAAAGAAAACGAGAAAAAAGATCTGGCACAGGAGAAAAACCAGCTAGAAATGCAGAAGGCTGCAGAGCAGACAAGAAGAGACAGTGCAAAGATCAATTCGCCTGAGCCTCAAGCTACTTTTAAGTTTAAAAGATAA
- a CDS encoding DNA-directed RNA polymerase subunit omega — MSIKDTKAEVSTITYDKDKIEEKVGSIYEAIVIMGKRAEQINAEIRSELHGKLDEFAVHNSTLEEVFENREQIEISKHYEKLPKPTSIALREWLDDEIYFRKTEEKK, encoded by the coding sequence ATGAGTATTAAAGATACAAAAGCTGAAGTAAGTACAATTACTTACGACAAAGATAAAATCGAAGAAAAAGTAGGTAGCATCTATGAGGCTATCGTAATCATGGGTAAAAGAGCAGAGCAAATCAATGCTGAGATCCGTTCTGAACTTCATGGAAAATTGGATGAGTTTGCTGTTCACAACTCTACTTTGGAAGAAGTTTTTGAAAACAGAGAACAAATCGAAATCTCTAAACATTACGAAAAACTTCCAAAACCAACGTCTATCGCGTTGAGAGAATGGCTGGATGACGAAATCTACTTCAGAAAAACTGAAGAAAAGAAATAA